Proteins from a genomic interval of Pseudomonas sp. RC10:
- a CDS encoding OmpA family protein codes for MNRLPRVLSVCLVLGSAGLYGCAGHQNSEKALQTASADFQKVKGDTNVLRSAPKDVIRAGELLGRAERLSSYVGSSDDVSHYAYLSSRYSAIAAEHSQLLLNQEKLARLELERQRLQLALREAKLSGAQQQGKWAEDQVISLSTQQNERGLVMTLGDMLFDTGRAELKTSANRTVLKVVQFLQFNPKRVVRIEGYTDSTGDAQENLQLSRDRAQAVADVLSDLGIEDERIQVEGYGDQFPVDVNTSERGRAQNRRVEIVFSDEKGKLSAAR; via the coding sequence ATGAACCGCCTTCCTCGTGTGTTGAGTGTGTGCCTGGTGCTCGGCAGCGCCGGTTTGTATGGGTGTGCGGGCCATCAGAACAGTGAAAAAGCGTTGCAGACTGCCAGCGCCGATTTTCAGAAAGTGAAAGGCGACACCAATGTATTGCGCAGCGCACCGAAGGACGTGATCCGCGCGGGCGAACTGTTGGGTCGTGCCGAGCGCCTGTCCAGTTATGTCGGCAGTTCGGACGATGTCAGCCATTACGCGTACTTGAGCAGCCGTTACAGCGCCATCGCAGCAGAACACAGTCAGTTATTGCTCAATCAGGAAAAACTGGCCCGTCTGGAACTGGAGCGTCAGCGCCTGCAATTGGCGCTGCGTGAGGCCAAGCTGTCGGGCGCGCAGCAGCAGGGCAAGTGGGCAGAAGATCAGGTCATCAGCCTGTCCACCCAGCAAAACGAACGCGGTTTGGTCATGACATTGGGCGACATGCTGTTCGACACCGGGCGTGCCGAGCTGAAAACCTCGGCCAATCGTACGGTGCTGAAGGTCGTGCAGTTTCTCCAGTTCAACCCCAAGCGTGTCGTGCGGATCGAGGGCTACACCGATAGCACGGGCGATGCTCAGGAAAATCTACAACTGTCCCGCGATCGTGCGCAGGCGGTGGCTGATGTGCTGTCGGATCTTGGCATTGAGGATGAGCGCATTCAGGTGGAAGGTTATGGCGATCAATTCCCGGTCGATGTGAACACCTCTGAGCGCGGTCGCGCGCAAAATCGCCGTGTTGAAATCGTCTTTTCAGACGAAAAAGGCAAGCTCAGCGCTGCCCGCTAA
- a CDS encoding DUF4398 domain-containing protein codes for MRIRPLFAVVAITSLFGCANDPAPTEQLKLTEQAVAQATAVGATDDEPDMATAQSKLAQAQASVADKSFKQARMQAEQAELDARLAEAKVLTEKSNEQLTQVNTRLDRLRKQLGAAQ; via the coding sequence TTGAGAATTCGACCTTTATTTGCAGTCGTCGCGATCACCTCCCTGTTTGGCTGTGCCAACGATCCCGCCCCTACCGAGCAACTGAAACTCACCGAGCAGGCCGTTGCCCAAGCCACGGCGGTTGGCGCGACGGACGATGAGCCGGACATGGCCACCGCCCAGAGCAAGCTCGCTCAGGCGCAGGCCAGCGTCGCGGATAAATCCTTCAAACAGGCCCGCATGCAAGCCGAACAGGCCGAATTGGATGCGCGACTGGCTGAAGCCAAAGTGCTTACCGAAAAGAGCAACGAGCAACTGACACAGGTGAACACGCGACTGGACCGCCTACGCAAACAGCTGGGAGCGGCCCAATGA
- a CDS encoding transporter substrate-binding domain-containing protein, producing MSLPKRTLKSLVAGLLLVPSMAVLAAGKCERLVVTGSPDAPPYMWRDPQDPKHLMGANADLLKDAATQMGIKVELLYAGKRSQALEEVRTGRMDLLADTPLNSNELESLDFIHPAITQNEIMVWTRTGHAQPFNSLADLHGHPGVISEKTRITPAFDLAVKEHLTLEKQPNLTQAFQKLMLSQAEFVLAGRYAGMALTQTLGMSKDLVSQPLPLDRPGLYLALSFNSACNEPWLRGQLAKKMTELAASGRSADAISRNLEVWKAQLQQPASAAVTQ from the coding sequence ATGTCGTTGCCGAAGCGGACGCTGAAATCGCTGGTTGCAGGATTGTTGCTGGTGCCATCGATGGCTGTGCTGGCAGCGGGCAAATGTGAGCGGCTGGTGGTGACCGGCAGCCCTGATGCGCCTCCTTATATGTGGCGTGATCCGCAGGACCCCAAGCACCTGATGGGCGCCAATGCGGACCTGCTCAAGGACGCTGCGACACAAATGGGCATCAAGGTCGAGCTGCTGTATGCGGGTAAACGCAGCCAGGCGTTGGAAGAAGTGCGCACGGGACGCATGGACCTGCTGGCCGACACGCCGCTGAACAGCAACGAACTTGAATCACTGGATTTCATTCATCCGGCGATCACCCAGAATGAAATCATGGTCTGGACGCGAACCGGCCATGCACAGCCCTTCAATTCATTGGCCGACCTGCATGGCCACCCGGGTGTCATCTCCGAAAAGACCCGAATCACGCCCGCGTTCGACCTCGCCGTGAAAGAGCACCTGACCCTCGAAAAACAGCCCAATCTCACGCAGGCTTTTCAGAAGCTGATGCTGAGCCAGGCCGAGTTCGTGCTCGCGGGCCGCTACGCGGGCATGGCGCTAACCCAGACGTTAGGGATGTCCAAGGACTTGGTTTCACAGCCTCTGCCGCTGGACCGACCGGGTCTGTACCTCGCGCTTTCGTTCAACTCGGCCTGCAACGAGCCTTGGTTGCGCGGACAGTTGGCGAAAAAAATGACAGAATTGGCGGCTTCGGGCCGTTCTGCTGACGCCATCTCCCGCAACCTTGAGGTGTGGAAGGCACAGCTGCAGCAGCCGGCCAGCGCCGCCGTCACCCAGTAG
- a CDS encoding FAD-binding protein produces MTTLVIAEHENGAIAPATLNTVAAAAKIGGDIHVLVAGQNVGAVGEAAAKIAGVAKVLVADNAAYAHQLPENVAPLVAELASGYSHVLAAATSNGKNILPRVAAQLDVDQISEIISVESADTFKRPIYAGNAIATVQSSAAIKVITVRATGFDAVAAEGGSAAVEAVSAAHDAGKSSFVSEELAKSDRPELTAAKIVVSGGRGMQNGDNFKHLYALADKLGAAVGASRAAVDAGFVPNDMQVGQTGKIVAPQLYIAVGISGAIQHLAGMKDSKVIVAINKDEEAPIFQVADYGLVADLFEAVPELEKLV; encoded by the coding sequence ATGACTACCCTGGTAATCGCTGAACACGAAAACGGCGCGATCGCTCCCGCCACCCTGAACACCGTTGCCGCCGCCGCCAAGATTGGTGGCGACATTCACGTGCTGGTCGCTGGCCAGAACGTCGGCGCTGTCGGTGAAGCCGCTGCGAAAATCGCAGGCGTTGCCAAAGTGCTGGTCGCTGACAACGCGGCCTACGCGCATCAACTGCCGGAAAACGTCGCCCCGCTGGTGGCCGAACTGGCTTCCGGTTACAGCCATGTGTTGGCTGCTGCTACCTCAAACGGCAAGAACATCCTGCCGCGCGTGGCTGCACAGCTGGACGTCGACCAGATCTCCGAGATCATCTCGGTTGAATCGGCTGACACCTTCAAGCGCCCGATCTACGCCGGTAACGCCATTGCGACCGTTCAGTCGTCGGCGGCCATCAAGGTCATCACCGTTCGTGCGACCGGTTTCGACGCTGTCGCCGCTGAAGGCGGTTCTGCTGCTGTTGAGGCCGTGAGCGCTGCCCACGACGCAGGTAAATCGTCCTTCGTCAGCGAAGAGCTGGCCAAGTCCGACCGTCCTGAGCTCACCGCTGCCAAAATCGTCGTTTCCGGCGGTCGCGGCATGCAGAACGGCGACAACTTCAAACACCTGTATGCCTTGGCCGACAAGCTGGGCGCTGCCGTCGGTGCTTCCCGCGCCGCCGTCGACGCCGGTTTCGTGCCGAACGACATGCAGGTCGGTCAGACCGGCAAGATCGTTGCGCCCCAGCTGTACATCGCCGTCGGTATTTCCGGCGCGATCCAGCATCTGGCCGGTATGAAAGACTCCAAAGTGATCGTTGCGATCAACAAGGACGAAGAAGCGCCGATCTTCCAGGTGGCCGACTACGGCCTGGTCGCTGACCTGTTCGAAGCCGTGCCTGAGTTGGAGAAGCTGGTCTAA
- a CDS encoding electron transfer flavoprotein subunit beta/FixA family protein: MKVLVAVKRVVDYNVKVRVKADNSGVDLANVKMSMNPFCEIAVEEAVRLKEKGVATEIVVVSIGPTTAQEQLRTALALGADRAILVESADELTSLAVAKLLKAVVDKEQPQLVILGKQAIDSDNNQTGQMLAALSGYAQGTFASKVEVSGDSVSVTREIDAGAQTVSLKLPAIVTTDLRLNEPRYASLPNIMKAKKKPLEVLSPDALGVSTSSTNKTLKVEAPAARSAGIKVKSVAELVEKLKNEAKVI, from the coding sequence ATGAAGGTTCTTGTAGCTGTCAAACGAGTGGTCGACTACAACGTCAAGGTTCGCGTCAAAGCGGACAACTCCGGCGTCGATCTCGCTAACGTAAAAATGTCGATGAACCCCTTCTGCGAAATCGCCGTGGAAGAAGCCGTACGCCTGAAAGAGAAGGGCGTCGCGACCGAGATCGTCGTCGTTTCCATTGGCCCGACCACTGCCCAGGAGCAACTGCGTACTGCGTTGGCACTGGGTGCTGATCGCGCCATCCTCGTTGAATCCGCTGACGAGCTGACCTCTTTGGCCGTGGCCAAGCTGCTCAAGGCTGTCGTCGATAAAGAGCAGCCGCAGCTGGTCATTCTCGGCAAGCAAGCGATCGACAGTGACAACAACCAGACAGGCCAGATGCTGGCGGCCCTGAGCGGTTACGCCCAAGGCACCTTCGCCTCCAAGGTTGAAGTCTCTGGCGACAGCGTCAGCGTTACCCGCGAAATCGATGCCGGTGCTCAGACCGTTTCCCTGAAGCTGCCTGCCATCGTCACCACCGACCTGCGCCTCAACGAGCCGCGCTACGCGTCGCTGCCGAACATCATGAAAGCCAAGAAGAAGCCTCTCGAAGTGCTGTCGCCTGACGCTTTGGGTGTGTCCACGTCCTCCACCAACAAGACCCTGAAAGTCGAAGCCCCGGCTGCTCGCAGCGCTGGCATCAAGGTCAAGTCGGTTGCAGAGCTGGTCGAGAAACTGAAAAACGAAGCGAAGGTGATCTGA